The following proteins are encoded in a genomic region of Schistocerca nitens isolate TAMUIC-IGC-003100 unplaced genomic scaffold, iqSchNite1.1 HiC_scaffold_466, whole genome shotgun sequence:
- the LOC126232185 gene encoding zinc finger protein 492-like isoform X5 yields MDCKGSNWLKKEKNEVYAESGSLFLEDPLKMPSLHIKHDPELKQDLDGTEHDVAASIRTASDSTSFIRSAGENCDTSFQEILHQGVVNDKLEIDSEKSTGFTVCGSYTKIPISQEDSLFSMRCSRSIREKDFHKFNCNFCLKSFPSKYTLIMHVFNHIDGVQAPACVCKSCGEVLPTDDHLKKHLRMSEGDQALSAANSGIYDCSDGHENNISLESVQEGSMEQTVKQSSSKESRKTSKKSFNDIRDTHTLTQAAEKPERCNDDGNLSTSDNVNVHSVLSAKRCHRCDVCAKLFTLLSALRRHQLIHTGKRPHNCDVCGISFTRSNYLMRHELIHTGKRPYKCSVCEKSFTESGNLKKHQLIHTGKRPYKCNVCEKSFNQLGNLKTHELIHTGERPYKCSVCEKSFTELGKLKSHNLIHSGKKPYKCSVCEKSFTELGKLKRHKLIHTGKKPFKCSVCEKSFTELGNLNKHKLIHTGKSPYKCSVCGKSFTRLVHLKRHVLIHTGERPYKCSVCEKSFTQLGNLKRHEFIHTGNGPHKCNTCGKSFSVVYNLTTHVFIHNGERPYKCSVCGKSFKQLGNLKTHETIHTGKRPYKCDTCGKSFNAKSILRSHVLIHTGERPYKCSVCGKSFTQPSHLKRHQLVHI; encoded by the coding sequence TTTCATTCGAAGTGCTGGTGAGAACTGTGACACTTCGTTTCAAGAAATATTACACCAAGGAGTAGTCAACGACAAGCTGGAGATAGATTCAGAGAAGTCAACAGGTTTCACTGTGTGCGGTAGCTATACCAAAATACCGATTTCACAAGAAGATAGCTTATTCAGCATGAGATGCAGTCGTAGCATTAGGGAAAAGGATTTTCACAAGTTTAACTGTAATTTCTGCCTAAAGAGCTTCCCTTCCAAATACACACTCATAATGCATGTCTTCAACCACATTGATGGTGTGCAGGCACCTGCATGTGTGTGTAAGTCATGTGGTGAGGTATTGCCCACTGATGACCACTTGAAAAAACATTTGAGAATGAGTGAGGGTGACCAAGCATTATCTGCTGCCAACAGTGGGATATATGACTGCAGTGATGGCCATGAAAACAATATCTCCTTGGAGAGTGTACAAGAAGGAAGCATGGAACAGACCGTGAAGCAGTCTTCATCCAAGGAAAGTAGGAAAACTTCCAAGAAATCCTTTAATGATATACGTGATACACATACTCTGACACAAGCTGCCGAGAAACCCGAAAGATGTAATGATGATGGAAATTTATCTACAAGTGATAATGTCAATGTCCACAGCGTGCTAAGTGCAAAGAGGTGTCACAGATGTGATGTTTGTGCTAAATTGTTTACTTTGTTAAGTGCTCTTAGGAGACATCAATTGATACACACTGGTAAGCGACCCCACAATTGCGACGTTTGTGGCATATCTTTTACACGCTCGAATTATCTTATGAGGCATGAGTTAATACACACTGGAAAGAGACCCTATAAATGTAGTGTTTGTGAAAAATCGTTTACTGAATCGGGCAATCTGAAGAAACATCAACTAATACACACTGGAAAGAGACCATATAAATGTAATGTTTGTGAAAAATCGTTTAATCAATTGGGCAATCTGAAGACacatgaattaatacacactggaGAGAGGCCATATAAATGTAGTGTTTGTGAAAAATCGTTTACTGAATTGGGCAAACTGAAGAGCCACAATTTAATACACAGTGGAAAGAAACCCTATAAATGTAGTGTTTGTGAAAAATCGTTTACTGAATTGGGCAAACTGAAGAGACACAAATTAatacacactggaaagaaacccttTAAATGTAGTGTTTGTGAAAAATCGTTTACTGAATTGGGCAATCTGAAtaaacacaaattaatacacaCTGGAAAGAGCCCCTACAAATGCagtgtttgtggaaaatcgtttactcgATTGGTCCATCTGAAGAGACACGTATTAATACACACTGGAGAGAGACCATATAAATGTAGTGTTTGTGAAAAATCTTTTACTCAATTGGGCAATCTGAAGAGACACGAATTCATACACACAGGAAATGGACCCCACAAATGTAATACTTGCGGTAAATCCTTTAGTGTAGTGTACAATCTCACGACCCACGTCTTCATACACAATGGAGAGAGACCCTACAAATGTAGTGTATGTGGAAAATCGTTTAAACAGTTGGGCAATCTGAagacacatgaaaccatacacacAGGAAAGAGACCCTACAAATGTGATACTTGTGGCAAGTCTTTTAATGCGAAGTCTATTCTCAGGTCCCATGTCTTGATCCACACTGGAGAGAGACCCTACAAATGTagtgtttgtggaaaatcgtttactcaACCAAGCCATCTGAAGAGACATCAATTAGTACACATTTAA
- the LOC126232185 gene encoding zinc finger protein 665-like isoform X6 — protein sequence MRCSRSIREKDFHKFNCNFCLKSFPSKYTLIMHVFNHIDGVQAPACVCKSCGEVLPTDDHLKKHLRMSEGDQALSAANSGIYDCSDGHENNISLESVQEGSMEQTVKQSSSKESRKTSKKSFNDIRDTHTLTQAAEKPERCNDDGNLSTSDNVNVHSVLSAKRCHRCDVCAKLFTLLSALRRHQLIHTGKRPHNCDVCGISFTRSNYLMRHELIHTGKRPYKCSVCEKSFTESGNLKKHQLIHTGKRPYKCNVCEKSFNQLGNLKTHELIHTGERPYKCSVCEKSFTELGKLKSHNLIHSGKKPYKCSVCEKSFTELGKLKRHKLIHTGKKPFKCSVCEKSFTELGNLNKHKLIHTGKSPYKCSVCGKSFTRLVHLKRHVLIHTGERPYKCSVCEKSFTQLGNLKRHEFIHTGNGPHKCNTCGKSFSVVYNLTTHVFIHNGERPYKCSVCGKSFKQLGNLKTHETIHTGKRPYKCDTCGKSFNAKSILRSHVLIHTGERPYKCSVCGKSFTQPSHLKRHQLVHI from the coding sequence ATGAGATGCAGTCGTAGCATTAGGGAAAAGGATTTTCACAAGTTTAACTGTAATTTCTGCCTAAAGAGCTTCCCTTCCAAATACACACTCATAATGCATGTCTTCAACCACATTGATGGTGTGCAGGCACCTGCATGTGTGTGTAAGTCATGTGGTGAGGTATTGCCCACTGATGACCACTTGAAAAAACATTTGAGAATGAGTGAGGGTGACCAAGCATTATCTGCTGCCAACAGTGGGATATATGACTGCAGTGATGGCCATGAAAACAATATCTCCTTGGAGAGTGTACAAGAAGGAAGCATGGAACAGACCGTGAAGCAGTCTTCATCCAAGGAAAGTAGGAAAACTTCCAAGAAATCCTTTAATGATATACGTGATACACATACTCTGACACAAGCTGCCGAGAAACCCGAAAGATGTAATGATGATGGAAATTTATCTACAAGTGATAATGTCAATGTCCACAGCGTGCTAAGTGCAAAGAGGTGTCACAGATGTGATGTTTGTGCTAAATTGTTTACTTTGTTAAGTGCTCTTAGGAGACATCAATTGATACACACTGGTAAGCGACCCCACAATTGCGACGTTTGTGGCATATCTTTTACACGCTCGAATTATCTTATGAGGCATGAGTTAATACACACTGGAAAGAGACCCTATAAATGTAGTGTTTGTGAAAAATCGTTTACTGAATCGGGCAATCTGAAGAAACATCAACTAATACACACTGGAAAGAGACCATATAAATGTAATGTTTGTGAAAAATCGTTTAATCAATTGGGCAATCTGAAGACacatgaattaatacacactggaGAGAGGCCATATAAATGTAGTGTTTGTGAAAAATCGTTTACTGAATTGGGCAAACTGAAGAGCCACAATTTAATACACAGTGGAAAGAAACCCTATAAATGTAGTGTTTGTGAAAAATCGTTTACTGAATTGGGCAAACTGAAGAGACACAAATTAatacacactggaaagaaacccttTAAATGTAGTGTTTGTGAAAAATCGTTTACTGAATTGGGCAATCTGAAtaaacacaaattaatacacaCTGGAAAGAGCCCCTACAAATGCagtgtttgtggaaaatcgtttactcgATTGGTCCATCTGAAGAGACACGTATTAATACACACTGGAGAGAGACCATATAAATGTAGTGTTTGTGAAAAATCTTTTACTCAATTGGGCAATCTGAAGAGACACGAATTCATACACACAGGAAATGGACCCCACAAATGTAATACTTGCGGTAAATCCTTTAGTGTAGTGTACAATCTCACGACCCACGTCTTCATACACAATGGAGAGAGACCCTACAAATGTAGTGTATGTGGAAAATCGTTTAAACAGTTGGGCAATCTGAagacacatgaaaccatacacacAGGAAAGAGACCCTACAAATGTGATACTTGTGGCAAGTCTTTTAATGCGAAGTCTATTCTCAGGTCCCATGTCTTGATCCACACTGGAGAGAGACCCTACAAATGTagtgtttgtggaaaatcgtttactcaACCAAGCCATCTGAAGAGACATCAATTAGTACACATTTAA